One Gossypium hirsutum isolate 1008001.06 chromosome A11, Gossypium_hirsutum_v2.1, whole genome shotgun sequence genomic window carries:
- the LOC107899965 gene encoding uncharacterized protein gives MLTRNSVPRTPQPIAMRRSARLLNQKTPIKSEANSKESTASSAVKLSKKPIQSSHGSTNRDRSTPQLRRSQRTSTVSSEISRNCSNSTPGLRKSPRLSSGSLSNKPEDRKFVETKNDGSKENESIKEGSLDEKEREASVGLKVTTVDRKESERREVRERNEVVGVKRKRKRKPDNREDTVIQGWTREQELALQRAYFSAKPTANFWKKVSKLVPGKSAQDCFDRIHSNHLTPTQPEPRSRANVTNLSPIEHLSFSASKLLESSAPRNKSSGRGKQKSFLVQKKTVRHLLRKHHLVDECDEADLFSILEPNTSPTMRGVPKVMVCTPKKLLEKQGFVHKCHERSSSGRKKHHSRLGNSGTGALVSPPVLKQIKNKALHEKYIDQLHTREAKRKAERTQVEKAVLGKENRGYVQIQVDKVKAAKNALVSDARYVINQMQQLQTTSVDNSLELDDIDDDEDEDDVKL, from the exons ATGCTAACTAGAAATTCCGTTCCTAGAACCCCACAACCCATTGCCATGCGCAGATCTGCAAGGCTTCTCAACCAAAAAACTCCCATTAAGTCAGAGGCCAATTCCAAGGAAAGTACTGCTAGCTCTGCAGTTAAACTTTCCAAGAAACCCATACAATCAAGTCATGGTTCCACAAATCGTGATAGGTCAACGCCTCAGTTGCGAAGGTCTCAAAGAACGAGCACTGTTTCAAGTGAGATATCAAGAAATTGTTCAAATTCAACGCCTGGGTTGCGAAAATCTCCAAGATTGAGCAGTGGGTCTTTGTCTAACAAGCCCGAGGATAGAAAATTTGTCGAGACAAAGAATGATGGATCTAAGGAGAACGAGAGTATAAAGGAGGGATCGTTGGATGAAAAGGAAAGGGAAGCTTCTGTTGGATTGAAAGTGACTACAGTGGACAGGAAAGAAAGTGAAAGAAGAGAAGTTCGTGAAAGAAATGAAGTTGTTGGAgttaagagaaagagaaagaggaagCCTGACAATAGAGAGGATACAGTTATTCAGGGGTGGACAAGGGAGCAAGAATTGGCTCTGCAAAGAGCCTATTTTTCAGCCAAGCCAACGGCTAATTTTTGGAAGAAAGTTTCAAAGCTG GTGCCAGGAAAATCTGCCCAGGATTGCTTTGATAGAATCCATTCCAACCATTTAACTCCAACTCAGCCTGAGCCTCGATCGAGGGCAAATGTAACAAACTTGTCGCCTATCGAACATTTGTCATTCTCCGCAAGCAAATTGCTAGAGTCCTCTGCACCAAGGAATAAAAGCTCAGGTCGCGGTAAACAGAAAAGCTTTCTCGTACAGAAAAAAACAGTGCGACATTTGTTGCGAAAGCATCATCTTGTGGACGAATGTGATGAAGCGGATCTGTTCTCCATTCTTGAGCCCAACACAAGTCCAACCATGCGTGGTGTACCGAAAGTTATGGTTTGTACCCcgaaaaaattattagaaaaacaGGGATTTGTCCACAAGTGTCATGAGAGATCTTCTTCGGGTCGTAAGAAGCACCATTCGAGACTTGGTAACTCAGGTACTGGAGCCCTTGTTAGTCCCCCAGTGTTGAAGCAGATTAAAAATAAGGCTTTACATGAGAAGTACATCGACCAGCTACATACCCGGGAGGCTAAGAGAAAAGCTGAACGTACACAAGTTGAAAAAGCAGTACTTGGAAAGGAGAACAGAGGATATGTTCAAATCCAAGTAGACAAGGTTAAAGCAGCAAAAAATGCATTAGTTTCTGATGCAAGATATGTTATTAACCAGATGCAACAACTGCAGACCACTAGTGTTGACAACTCTTTGGAGTTGGATGACATCGATGATGATGAGGACGAGGATGATGTTAAGCTATaa